In one Corallococcus sp. EGB genomic region, the following are encoded:
- a CDS encoding DUF3226 domain-containing protein translates to MKYAMLAVEGPTDQAVVGQSLKLLGFKRFGGQSDELDGFWTPLIPRYPSQTGNLYERLPMPSIFEDGVTSLAIYTGGGSDLIRQVSALLLNHDLHEKLAAFGVIADADKQAPSDVARKYQQGFRPLFPDFPTTPGELTNGAPKTGIFVLPDNNQQGVVEHLIIEAGEAVYGTLLQRARAYVDGFDEAERRAAKWKPFSPEKAVIAAVASLLKPGSTNTVTLTDNLWISEQTKARSMLAGLIDFLEGLLGGWENAPGG, encoded by the coding sequence GTGAAGTACGCGATGCTCGCGGTGGAAGGACCGACCGACCAGGCCGTCGTCGGCCAGTCCTTGAAGCTGCTCGGCTTCAAGCGTTTTGGGGGGCAGAGCGATGAGCTTGACGGCTTCTGGACCCCCCTCATCCCCCGCTATCCGTCCCAAACGGGCAACCTCTATGAGCGCTTGCCCATGCCGTCGATCTTCGAGGATGGCGTCACCTCCCTGGCCATCTACACCGGGGGCGGCAGCGACCTGATCAGGCAGGTCAGCGCCCTGCTCCTGAACCACGACCTGCACGAGAAGCTTGCGGCCTTCGGCGTCATCGCGGATGCCGACAAGCAGGCGCCTTCGGATGTGGCCAGGAAATACCAACAGGGGTTCCGCCCACTGTTCCCGGACTTTCCAACCACGCCGGGCGAGCTCACAAACGGCGCTCCGAAGACTGGCATCTTCGTACTCCCTGACAACAACCAGCAGGGCGTCGTCGAGCATTTGATCATCGAAGCGGGAGAAGCGGTCTACGGCACTCTGCTCCAGCGCGCCCGCGCATATGTCGACGGATTCGACGAAGCAGAGCGGCGTGCTGCGAAATGGAAGCCTTTCTCCCCGGAGAAGGCCGTCATCGCGGCGGTGGCGAGCCTGCTCAAACCCGGCAGCACCAATACGGTCACCCTGACGGACAACCTCTGGATTTCCGAGCAGACGAAAGCCCGCTCCATGCTCGCGGGCCTCATCGACTTCCTGGAGGGGTTGCTCGGCGGTTGGGAAAACGCTCCCGGCGGGTGA
- a CDS encoding aromatic ring-hydroxylating dioxygenase subunit alpha, which yields MNAREEGRAPSAPPSHISVVRLPNSWFILCTSRELGDKPLARTLQGTPLVLFRGEGGKPGALMDRCPHRNVPLSLGRVKDGQLECGYHGWRFDTGGQCRLIPGLLGEPEARSRCAASYATREQDGFVWVYSTPGVEPTSEPFRFPLLDAADYTTVRRVLRAPGSLHAVLENTLDVPHTAFLHGGLFRTAEKKNEIDVVVRRSADRVEAEYLNEPAPKGLVGRLLAPGGGVVQHFDRFLMPSIAQVEYRIGDKSHILVNSAMTPVDDWDTLVYAVVTVKLPVPRWLLKAAVPFVLPVGLHIFGQDARILEKQTDTIRRFGTETYASTEIDVLGPSILRLMRAQERERTGPAPDTVHETRVRMRT from the coding sequence ATGAACGCCCGCGAGGAGGGGCGCGCCCCGAGTGCGCCCCCCAGTCACATCTCCGTCGTCCGGCTTCCGAACTCCTGGTTCATCCTCTGCACGTCGCGCGAATTGGGGGACAAGCCACTCGCGCGCACGCTGCAGGGCACGCCCCTGGTGCTCTTCCGGGGCGAGGGGGGCAAGCCCGGCGCCCTGATGGACCGCTGCCCGCACCGCAACGTGCCCCTGTCGCTGGGACGCGTGAAGGACGGGCAGTTGGAGTGCGGCTACCACGGGTGGCGCTTCGACACCGGGGGGCAGTGCCGGCTCATCCCGGGGCTCCTGGGTGAACCCGAGGCCCGCTCCCGTTGCGCCGCGTCCTACGCGACGCGCGAGCAGGACGGCTTCGTCTGGGTCTACTCCACGCCCGGCGTGGAGCCCACGTCGGAGCCCTTCCGCTTCCCGCTGCTGGACGCGGCGGACTACACCACCGTGCGCCGGGTGCTGCGCGCGCCCGGGTCGCTGCACGCGGTGCTGGAGAACACGCTGGACGTGCCGCACACGGCCTTCCTCCACGGCGGCCTGTTCCGCACCGCGGAGAAGAAGAACGAAATCGACGTGGTGGTGCGCAGGAGCGCGGACCGCGTGGAGGCGGAGTACCTGAACGAGCCCGCGCCCAAGGGGCTCGTGGGGAGGCTGCTCGCGCCGGGCGGCGGGGTGGTGCAGCACTTCGACCGCTTCCTCATGCCCTCCATCGCGCAGGTGGAGTACCGCATCGGAGACAAGAGCCACATCCTGGTCAACTCCGCCATGACGCCGGTGGATGACTGGGACACGCTCGTGTACGCGGTGGTGACGGTGAAGCTGCCCGTGCCGCGCTGGCTGCTCAAGGCCGCGGTGCCCTTCGTGCTGCCGGTGGGCCTGCACATCTTCGGGCAGGACGCGCGCATCCTGGAGAAGCAGACGGACACCATCCGCCGCTTCGGCACGGAGACCTATGCCTCCACGGAGATTGACGTGCTGGGGCCCAGCATCCTGCGCCTGATGCGCGCCCAGGAGCGCGAGCGCACCGGGCCCGCTCCGGACACGGTGCACGAGACGCGCGTGCGCATGCGCACGTAG
- a CDS encoding ATP/GTP-binding protein — translation MLPIENLTIHRLRGLRDVELTGCGRVNVLVGRNNSGKSTVLEAVALHARPLSPAEWVEAVSRRDPVLSRSAIIEGLRWLFPQAKEEDVAEAPPESRMVHISGQGSLPTRESRTHFEEIEGYLLGGEEPPSGDAPEFPPLGEGVVRHGARLRFHATLTDNDAAPSSSGLAPSYEERFSVDFWESRPSLIALAHQTVAPPIATVTPFSHRIRQLEVEALSDAVFSDLKPTVLELLKQFDPYIEDLEILKRPRNDAAIYLRHRRLGRAPLNTFGDGMRRVLLLGVSLATVQGGILLVDEIESAIHTRALDASFRWLIQACQRLDVQLFATTHSLEAVDALLAASASSSDDMVVYRLESKDGSIRAKRFSQEQLTVLREELGQEIRV, via the coding sequence ATGCTCCCCATTGAGAACCTCACCATCCACAGGCTCCGGGGGCTCCGCGACGTGGAGCTCACCGGATGCGGGCGCGTCAATGTGCTGGTCGGGCGCAACAACTCCGGGAAGAGCACGGTGCTGGAGGCTGTGGCCTTGCACGCACGACCGCTGAGCCCAGCAGAATGGGTGGAGGCAGTGAGCCGGCGGGACCCTGTTCTCTCCCGCTCAGCCATCATCGAAGGGCTGCGTTGGCTCTTTCCTCAAGCGAAAGAAGAGGATGTCGCGGAGGCTCCGCCTGAGTCACGCATGGTCCACATCAGTGGCCAGGGCAGCCTCCCAACGCGGGAATCGCGTACTCACTTCGAGGAGATCGAGGGCTATCTCCTGGGTGGTGAAGAGCCTCCTTCAGGGGATGCGCCGGAGTTCCCTCCCCTCGGAGAAGGCGTAGTCCGACACGGGGCCAGACTCCGGTTCCATGCCACGCTGACGGATAACGATGCCGCGCCGTCATCAAGTGGCCTCGCGCCGTCCTACGAAGAGCGCTTCTCGGTCGACTTCTGGGAGTCTCGCCCTTCCCTCATCGCCCTGGCACATCAGACGGTCGCTCCCCCCATCGCCACAGTCACTCCGTTCAGCCACCGCATCCGGCAACTCGAAGTCGAGGCGCTGTCAGACGCCGTTTTTTCAGACCTCAAACCGACGGTGCTCGAACTCCTGAAGCAGTTCGACCCCTACATCGAGGATCTCGAAATCCTGAAGCGCCCCCGGAACGACGCGGCCATCTACCTACGCCATCGCCGTCTGGGCAGAGCCCCCCTCAACACCTTCGGCGATGGAATGCGTCGGGTGCTCCTGCTCGGTGTCAGTCTGGCCACGGTCCAGGGCGGGATACTGCTCGTCGACGAGATCGAATCCGCCATCCATACCCGGGCGCTGGATGCATCGTTTCGCTGGCTCATCCAGGCCTGCCAGCGGCTGGACGTGCAGCTCTTCGCGACGACCCACAGTCTCGAAGCGGTCGACGCCCTGCTCGCCGCGAGCGCGTCCTCTTCCGATGACATGGTCGTCTACCGGTTGGAGAGCAAGGACGGGAGCATCCGGGCCAAGCGGTTCTCGCAGGAGCAACTCACCGTCCTGCGTGAGGAACTGGGTCAGGAGATCCGCGTGTGA
- a CDS encoding RNA polymerase sigma factor — translation MDVEGPDAGLPPDREDVMSALLAQQRRFRAFVERRVGNRAVAEDLLQTAFARTLEKGGALKDGEGAVAWFYRLLRNALVDHHRRQTAEGRALAVEAREGDGATEDLELKGAVCECLHDLLPTLKPEYAELVRQVDLEGRAVPDVAREVGITSNNAGVRLHRARLALKRSLERGCGTCAEHGCLDCSCKPRR, via the coding sequence ATGGACGTTGAAGGGCCAGACGCGGGGCTGCCTCCGGACCGGGAGGACGTGATGTCCGCGCTCCTGGCCCAGCAGCGCCGCTTCCGCGCCTTCGTGGAGCGGCGCGTGGGCAACCGGGCCGTCGCGGAGGACCTCCTCCAGACGGCCTTCGCCCGCACGCTGGAGAAGGGCGGGGCGCTGAAGGACGGCGAGGGCGCGGTGGCGTGGTTCTACCGCCTCCTGCGCAACGCGCTCGTGGACCACCACCGCCGGCAGACCGCGGAGGGCCGCGCGCTGGCGGTGGAGGCCCGCGAAGGGGACGGCGCCACGGAGGACCTGGAGCTCAAGGGCGCGGTGTGCGAGTGCCTGCACGACCTGCTGCCCACGCTCAAACCCGAGTACGCGGAGCTCGTGCGCCAGGTGGACCTGGAGGGACGCGCGGTGCCGGACGTGGCGCGTGAAGTGGGCATCACCTCCAACAACGCGGGCGTGCGGCTGCACCGCGCGCGGCTCGCGCTCAAGCGTTCGCTGGAGCGCGGCTGCGGCACGTGCGCGGAGCACGGCTGCCTGGACTGCTCCTGCAAGCCGCGCCGCTGA
- a CDS encoding PLP-dependent cysteine synthase family protein translates to MRPPCRPLPADGRFLQAVGPTPLVPVRLDPEGPTIWCKLEFLNPSGSTKDRIARYMLEKAWRLGELCPGGDVVEASSGSTSIAMALASAQMGCRFTAVMPEGVTEERLIAIRAYGGEVELVPRAEGIRGAIARAEALAKERGGFAPRQFENPDNAEAHRVWTGQEILAQVPGGLVHGVVSGVGTGGTIVGLYQAFAEAGCPVTAFVARPIAGLGCDIECCSFSARVPGVVDGLSRLYHEADMPGRVELDISDDLAMRTARALIRRGFPVGPSSGLNYAAAVEAAKRLGPQAQVVTVFPDRMERYFSTELVQPRPAKG, encoded by the coding sequence ATGCGCCCTCCCTGCCGCCCTCTCCCCGCTGATGGTCGCTTCCTCCAGGCCGTGGGCCCCACGCCGCTCGTGCCCGTGCGGCTGGACCCGGAAGGTCCGACCATCTGGTGCAAACTGGAGTTCCTCAACCCCAGTGGGTCCACCAAGGACCGCATCGCCCGGTACATGCTGGAGAAGGCGTGGCGGCTGGGGGAGCTGTGCCCGGGCGGCGACGTGGTGGAGGCGTCCAGCGGCTCCACCAGCATCGCCATGGCGCTGGCGAGCGCGCAGATGGGCTGCCGCTTCACCGCGGTGATGCCGGAGGGCGTGACGGAGGAGCGGCTCATCGCCATCCGCGCCTACGGCGGCGAGGTGGAGCTGGTGCCGCGCGCCGAGGGCATCCGGGGCGCCATCGCGCGGGCGGAGGCGCTGGCGAAGGAGCGCGGCGGCTTCGCGCCCCGTCAGTTCGAGAACCCGGACAACGCGGAGGCCCACCGCGTGTGGACGGGGCAGGAGATCCTGGCGCAGGTGCCGGGCGGGCTGGTGCACGGCGTGGTGAGCGGCGTGGGCACGGGCGGCACCATCGTGGGGCTGTACCAGGCGTTCGCGGAGGCCGGCTGTCCGGTGACGGCCTTCGTCGCGAGGCCCATCGCCGGGCTGGGCTGCGACATTGAATGTTGCAGCTTCAGCGCGCGCGTGCCGGGCGTGGTGGACGGCCTGTCGCGGCTGTACCACGAGGCGGACATGCCGGGCCGCGTGGAGCTGGACATCTCGGATGACCTGGCCATGCGCACCGCGCGGGCGCTCATCCGCCGCGGCTTCCCGGTGGGCCCGTCCTCCGGCCTCAACTACGCGGCGGCGGTGGAGGCGGCGAAGCGGCTGGGCCCGCAGGCCCAGGTGGTGACGGTGTTCCCGGACCGCATGGAGCGCTACTTCTCCACGGAGCTCGTGCAGCCCCGGCCCGCCAAGGGTTAG
- a CDS encoding M14 family zinc carboxypeptidase — MLLPALAALILTQAPPPLTTVSEQSGWKRTGRYAEAESLCRAFPKAFPGKARCDTLGTTPEGRPMVALVVSPDGILTADAARKKGRPVVFFQGGIHAGEIDGKDAGFWLLRDALQNRASAQDLLKNVTAVFVPVFNVDGHERFNPNHRPNQVGPEEMGFRVTAQNLNLNRDYVKADAPEMVLMLKYLNAWDPLVYVDLHVTDGAKFEPDVSVSLEPQKSGPPAMREAGTKLVDELFTGLTAQGHQPLRFYPSFLKEDDPTSGFAYGVPPPRFSQAFWSVHHRFGVLVETHSWKNYEQRVKATRDVLEGLLRLVGRDGAALLAAVKAEDQKATSGQVREVVLGWENTPRREAIEFKGYAYERLTSDVSGQPYIRYDDTKPQTWKVPYAPDIQPAVTATLPTGGYLVPAAHAAWVAPKLAAHGIQFQRLTRAVPAAPVESFRSKDFQFQARSNESRQGLTARGEWKPDTQELPVGTLYVPVAQKNVELVAHLFEPAGPDSLLAWGFFNAHFEQKEYIEDYVLEPFARELLEKDAGVKAAFQERLKDAAFARDPRARLRFFAERHPSWDERLGLYPVYRAAGAPAGLAAVK, encoded by the coding sequence ATGCTCCTGCCCGCCCTCGCAGCCCTGATCCTCACGCAGGCCCCTCCCCCCCTCACCACCGTCTCCGAGCAGAGCGGCTGGAAGCGCACCGGCCGCTACGCGGAAGCAGAGAGCCTCTGCCGCGCCTTCCCCAAGGCGTTCCCCGGCAAGGCCCGCTGCGACACGCTGGGCACCACGCCCGAAGGCCGCCCGATGGTGGCGCTCGTCGTGAGTCCGGACGGCATCCTCACCGCGGACGCCGCGCGCAAGAAGGGGCGGCCCGTCGTCTTCTTCCAGGGCGGCATCCACGCGGGTGAAATCGACGGCAAGGACGCCGGCTTCTGGCTCTTGCGCGACGCGCTCCAGAACCGCGCCTCCGCGCAGGACCTGCTCAAGAACGTCACCGCCGTCTTCGTCCCCGTCTTCAACGTGGACGGCCACGAGCGCTTCAACCCCAACCACCGCCCCAACCAGGTGGGCCCGGAGGAGATGGGCTTTCGCGTCACCGCCCAGAACCTCAACCTCAACCGCGACTACGTGAAGGCGGACGCACCGGAGATGGTGCTGATGCTCAAGTACCTCAACGCCTGGGACCCGCTGGTGTACGTGGACCTGCACGTCACGGACGGCGCGAAGTTCGAGCCCGACGTGTCCGTGAGCCTGGAGCCCCAGAAGTCCGGCCCGCCTGCGATGCGCGAAGCGGGCACGAAGCTGGTGGACGAGCTCTTCACCGGCCTCACCGCGCAGGGCCACCAGCCGCTGCGCTTCTACCCGTCCTTCCTCAAGGAGGACGACCCCACGAGCGGCTTCGCCTACGGCGTCCCCCCGCCGCGCTTCAGCCAGGCCTTCTGGTCCGTGCACCACCGCTTCGGCGTGCTCGTGGAGACGCACTCCTGGAAGAACTATGAGCAGCGCGTGAAGGCCACCCGCGACGTGCTGGAGGGGCTCCTGCGGCTCGTGGGCCGCGACGGCGCCGCGCTCCTGGCCGCCGTGAAGGCGGAGGACCAGAAGGCCACCTCCGGTCAGGTGCGCGAGGTGGTGCTCGGCTGGGAGAACACGCCCAGGCGCGAGGCGATTGAATTCAAGGGCTACGCCTACGAGCGCCTGACGTCGGACGTCTCCGGCCAGCCGTACATCCGCTACGACGACACGAAGCCCCAGACGTGGAAGGTGCCGTACGCGCCGGACATCCAGCCCGCCGTCACCGCGACGCTGCCCACGGGCGGCTACCTGGTGCCCGCCGCGCACGCCGCGTGGGTCGCGCCCAAGCTGGCCGCGCACGGCATCCAGTTCCAGCGCCTCACGCGCGCGGTGCCCGCCGCCCCGGTGGAGTCGTTCCGCTCGAAGGACTTCCAGTTCCAGGCGCGCTCCAACGAGAGCCGCCAGGGCCTCACCGCCAGGGGCGAGTGGAAGCCAGACACGCAGGAGCTGCCCGTGGGGACGCTCTACGTGCCGGTGGCGCAGAAGAACGTGGAGCTGGTGGCGCACCTCTTCGAGCCCGCGGGGCCGGACTCGCTCCTGGCGTGGGGCTTCTTCAACGCCCACTTCGAGCAGAAGGAATACATCGAGGACTACGTGCTGGAGCCCTTCGCCCGGGAGCTCCTGGAGAAGGACGCGGGCGTGAAGGCCGCCTTCCAGGAGCGCCTGAAGGACGCGGCCTTCGCCAGGGACCCGCGCGCCCGCCTGCGCTTCTTCGCCGAGCGCCACCCGTCCTGGGACGAGCGCCTGGGCCTCTACCCCGTGTACCGCGCCGCCGGCGCGCCGGCTGGCCTGGCCGCGGTGAAGTAG
- a CDS encoding MBL fold metallo-hydrolase: MAMRFKNLDGSGPQPFTRVFKWAVTDKLTGKRRSAPAHAAVPHVEPDLAALATPPAPGEGARLTWLGHASWLVQLDGVSLLIDPVLRDAINVVIRRNVPPGVPMEKLPRIDASLVSHNHYDHLDLPTLKQVGARIITGLGHAPVFQGQGLAFHELDWWESTQVGPVRVHYVPAQHWSRRGLNDANQMLWGGFVVEGSSARVYHSGDTAYFQGFKEIGARFPQLDAALLPIGAYDPAWFMRLQHMNPEEAAQAFEDLGARDFFAMHWGTFKLTDEPLDEPPVRLDAEWLRRGWPRDRVHVLPVGGTHTVRHG, encoded by the coding sequence ATGGCCATGCGCTTCAAGAACCTGGATGGCAGCGGACCGCAGCCCTTCACCCGCGTCTTCAAGTGGGCGGTCACGGACAAGCTCACGGGCAAACGCCGCAGCGCCCCCGCGCACGCCGCGGTGCCGCACGTGGAGCCGGACCTGGCCGCGCTCGCCACCCCGCCCGCCCCCGGAGAGGGCGCGCGCCTGACCTGGCTGGGCCACGCCAGCTGGCTGGTGCAACTGGATGGCGTGTCGCTGCTCATCGACCCGGTGCTGCGCGACGCCATCAACGTCGTCATCCGCCGCAACGTGCCGCCCGGCGTGCCCATGGAGAAGCTGCCGCGCATCGACGCGAGCCTCGTCTCCCACAACCACTACGACCACCTGGACCTGCCCACGCTCAAGCAGGTGGGCGCCCGCATCATCACCGGCCTGGGCCACGCGCCGGTGTTCCAGGGCCAGGGCCTGGCCTTCCACGAGCTGGACTGGTGGGAGTCCACGCAGGTGGGGCCCGTGCGCGTGCACTACGTGCCGGCCCAGCACTGGAGCCGCCGCGGCCTGAATGACGCCAACCAGATGCTCTGGGGCGGCTTCGTGGTGGAGGGCTCCAGCGCGCGCGTCTACCACTCCGGCGACACCGCCTACTTCCAGGGCTTCAAGGAGATTGGCGCGAGGTTCCCCCAGCTGGACGCGGCGCTCTTGCCCATTGGCGCCTATGACCCGGCGTGGTTCATGCGGCTGCAGCACATGAACCCGGAGGAGGCGGCGCAGGCCTTCGAGGACCTGGGCGCGCGGGACTTCTTCGCCATGCACTGGGGCACGTTCAAGCTCACGGACGAGCCACTGGACGAGCCCCCCGTCCGCCTGGATGCCGAATGGCTGCGCCGGGGCTGGCCGAGAGACCGTGTGCATGTGCTGCCCGTGGGCGGTACACACACCGTGCGGCACGGTTGA
- a CDS encoding heavy metal translocating P-type ATPase, protein MTHPHPHSPVPPSSRPPPASERGGPAIDPVCGMKVDPRAPRGGSWEREGHTWFFCAPKCRQRFQADPEHFLHPQPAPPPAAPGAVYVCPMDPEVRQDAPGACPKCGMALEPEAPPVLQTRVEYTCPMHPEVVRDGPGTCPECGMALEPRTVTVEEAPDPELRSMTRRFWVGLLLSVPLMLLGMSDMLPGRQAGLSPSALVWAQFALATPVVLWVGAPFFQRGWASVRNRHLNMFTLIALGAGAAYVFSVGATLFPHLLPEGARTGHGGTAPVYYEAAAIILTLVALGQVLELRARHATSGALRALLSLAPATARRIADDGHEEDVPLSGVHVGWRLRVRPGEKVPVDGEVLEGASAVDESLVTGEPVPVEKGPGAKVTGGTVNGTGSLVMRAERVGQDTLLSRIVQRVAEAQRTRAPIQRLADRVAGIFVPAVIAVAGVTATVWGVWGPEPRLAHALVNAVAVLIIACPCALGLATPMSVMVGTGQGARMGVLIRDAAALERMAAVDTLVVDKTGTLTEGKPHLVTVEPAPGVDASELLRQAASLERGSEHPLAAAVVAGAKERGVSLGGVEGFQSVTGQGVRGRVDGRDVALGNAALMRALGVEAQGLTERAEALRQEGQTVVLVSVDGRTAGLLGVEDPLKPSTPEALARLRHEGLRVVMLTGDSPTTAHAVARRLGLTEVIAGVQPDAKGDAVKALQARGRVVAMAGDGVNDAPALARADVGIAMGTGTDIAMESAGVTLVKGDLRGIARARGLSQAVLRNIRQNLFFAFVYNLLGVPLAAGVLYPVLGLLLSPLFASAAMSLSSVSVIGNALRLRRLKL, encoded by the coding sequence ATGACGCATCCCCATCCGCATTCCCCCGTCCCGCCTTCATCCCGTCCGCCGCCCGCTTCCGAAAGGGGGGGACCGGCCATCGACCCCGTGTGCGGCATGAAGGTGGATCCACGCGCCCCCAGGGGCGGGAGCTGGGAGCGCGAGGGGCACACCTGGTTCTTCTGCGCCCCGAAGTGCCGCCAGCGCTTCCAGGCGGACCCCGAGCACTTCCTTCATCCCCAGCCGGCGCCGCCGCCCGCCGCGCCGGGCGCCGTGTACGTGTGCCCCATGGATCCGGAGGTGCGCCAGGACGCGCCCGGGGCCTGCCCGAAGTGCGGCATGGCGCTGGAGCCGGAGGCTCCGCCCGTCCTCCAGACGCGCGTCGAGTACACCTGCCCGATGCACCCGGAGGTGGTGCGCGACGGGCCCGGCACCTGTCCGGAGTGCGGCATGGCGCTGGAGCCGCGCACGGTGACGGTGGAGGAGGCGCCGGATCCGGAGCTGCGTTCGATGACGCGCCGGTTCTGGGTGGGGCTGCTGCTGAGCGTGCCGCTGATGCTGCTGGGCATGTCGGACATGCTGCCGGGGAGGCAGGCGGGGTTGTCGCCCTCGGCGCTCGTGTGGGCACAGTTCGCGTTGGCGACGCCGGTGGTGCTGTGGGTGGGGGCGCCGTTCTTCCAGCGGGGCTGGGCCTCGGTGAGGAACCGGCACCTGAACATGTTCACGCTCATCGCGCTGGGCGCGGGCGCGGCGTACGTCTTCAGCGTGGGGGCCACGCTGTTCCCGCACCTGTTGCCGGAAGGCGCGCGCACGGGGCACGGCGGCACCGCGCCCGTGTACTACGAGGCCGCCGCCATCATCCTCACGCTGGTGGCGCTGGGGCAGGTGCTGGAGCTGCGCGCGCGCCACGCGACCTCCGGCGCGCTGAGGGCCCTCTTGTCGCTGGCCCCCGCCACGGCGAGGCGCATCGCGGACGATGGCCACGAGGAGGACGTGCCGCTGTCCGGGGTCCACGTGGGGTGGCGTCTGCGCGTGCGCCCCGGGGAGAAGGTGCCGGTGGACGGCGAGGTGCTGGAGGGCGCGAGCGCGGTGGATGAGTCGCTCGTCACCGGAGAGCCGGTGCCGGTGGAGAAGGGGCCGGGCGCGAAGGTGACGGGCGGCACGGTGAACGGCACGGGCTCGCTGGTGATGCGCGCGGAGCGCGTGGGCCAGGACACGCTCCTGTCGCGCATCGTCCAGCGCGTGGCGGAGGCACAGCGCACGCGCGCGCCCATCCAGCGGCTGGCGGACCGGGTGGCCGGCATCTTCGTGCCCGCGGTCATCGCGGTGGCGGGGGTGACGGCGACCGTTTGGGGCGTGTGGGGGCCGGAGCCGCGGCTCGCGCACGCGCTGGTCAATGCGGTGGCGGTGCTGATCATCGCCTGCCCGTGCGCGCTGGGCCTGGCCACGCCCATGTCCGTGATGGTGGGGACGGGGCAGGGCGCGCGCATGGGCGTGCTCATCCGCGACGCGGCGGCGCTGGAGCGGATGGCGGCGGTGGACACGCTGGTCGTGGACAAGACGGGCACGCTCACGGAAGGCAAGCCCCACCTCGTGACGGTGGAGCCCGCGCCGGGCGTGGACGCGTCCGAGTTGCTGCGCCAGGCCGCGAGCCTGGAGCGCGGCAGCGAGCACCCGCTGGCCGCCGCCGTGGTGGCGGGCGCGAAGGAGCGGGGCGTGTCCCTCGGAGGCGTGGAGGGCTTCCAGTCGGTGACGGGGCAGGGCGTCCGGGGCCGCGTGGACGGACGCGACGTGGCGCTGGGCAACGCGGCGCTGATGCGGGCGCTGGGCGTGGAGGCGCAAGGGCTGACGGAGCGCGCGGAGGCGCTGCGCCAGGAGGGGCAGACGGTGGTGCTGGTGTCGGTGGACGGCCGCACGGCGGGGCTCCTGGGCGTGGAGGATCCGCTGAAGCCGTCCACGCCGGAGGCCCTGGCGCGCCTGCGCCATGAAGGCCTGCGCGTGGTGATGCTCACCGGGGACAGCCCGACGACGGCGCACGCGGTGGCGCGCAGGCTGGGGCTCACCGAGGTCATCGCGGGCGTGCAGCCGGACGCGAAGGGCGACGCGGTGAAGGCGCTGCAGGCCCGGGGGCGCGTGGTGGCCATGGCGGGCGACGGGGTGAATGACGCTCCGGCGCTCGCGCGGGCGGACGTGGGCATCGCCATGGGGACGGGCACGGACATCGCCATGGAGAGCGCGGGCGTGACGCTGGTGAAGGGCGACCTGCGGGGCATCGCGCGGGCGCGCGGCTTGAGCCAGGCCGTGCTGCGCAACATCCGGCAGAACCTCTTCTTCGCCTTCGTCTACAACCTGCTGGGGGTGCCGCTGGCCGCGGGCGTGCTGTACCCCGTGCTGGGGCTGCTCCTGAGCCCGCTCTTCGCGAGCGCGGCGATGAGCCTCTCGTCGGTGTCCGTCATCGGCAATGCCCTGAGGCTGCGGCGGCTGAAGCTCTAG